In a genomic window of Gammaproteobacteria bacterium CG11_big_fil_rev_8_21_14_0_20_46_22:
- a CDS encoding dihydrolipoyllysine-residue succinyltransferase: protein MSVQIKVPGLPESVADAVVATWHIKPGESIAEGETIVDLETDKVVMEVPAPANGVLKSIAQEEGATVTADMVLGEFEAGELAASPEKTDDAPKAEAAPKKAEKPAEAKAAPAKSGHSAADNTASPSVRRMAAEKGVDPASLQGKASVAVDVERIEERVPMSRLRKRIAERLLSATNETAMLTTFNEVNMKPVMDLRAKYKEEFQKTQGAKLGFMSFFTKAVVEALKKFPDVNASIDGDDIVYHGYYDIGIAVSTERGLVVPVLRNVDQLSMADMENQIAEFAGRARDGKLALEDMTGGNFTITNGGVFGSLLSTPIINPPQSAILGMHAIQERPVAENGEVVIRPMMYIALSYDHRIVDGKTSVSFLVELKKLLEDPARLMLGL, encoded by the coding sequence ATGTCTGTACAAATCAAAGTTCCTGGCTTGCCTGAATCGGTCGCTGACGCGGTCGTCGCGACTTGGCACATTAAACCTGGCGAATCGATCGCAGAGGGTGAAACGATTGTTGACTTAGAAACCGATAAAGTGGTGATGGAAGTGCCTGCGCCTGCCAATGGTGTGTTGAAATCTATCGCGCAAGAAGAGGGTGCGACCGTTACAGCGGATATGGTCTTGGGTGAATTTGAAGCCGGCGAGCTTGCAGCGAGCCCTGAAAAAACTGACGATGCGCCGAAGGCCGAAGCAGCGCCTAAAAAAGCGGAAAAACCGGCTGAAGCAAAAGCCGCACCCGCTAAGTCTGGGCACTCAGCCGCTGATAACACAGCTTCACCGTCTGTGCGTCGTATGGCCGCGGAGAAGGGTGTTGATCCTGCCAGCTTGCAAGGCAAAGCGTCGGTCGCGGTTGACGTTGAACGTATTGAAGAACGTGTGCCGATGTCGCGTTTGCGCAAACGCATTGCTGAACGCTTATTGTCTGCGACGAATGAAACGGCGATGTTGACCACATTCAACGAAGTCAATATGAAGCCGGTGATGGATCTTCGCGCGAAATACAAAGAAGAGTTCCAAAAAACACAAGGCGCTAAATTAGGCTTTATGTCGTTCTTTACTAAAGCTGTGGTAGAAGCCTTGAAAAAATTCCCGGATGTTAACGCTTCGATTGATGGCGATGACATTGTGTACCACGGTTATTATGATATCGGTATTGCCGTATCCACTGAGCGCGGTTTGGTTGTGCCTGTCTTGCGAAATGTTGATCAGCTTTCGATGGCCGACATGGAAAACCAGATTGCCGAATTTGCCGGCCGCGCACGTGACGGCAAGTTGGCTTTGGAAGATATGACCGGCGGTAACTTTACCATCACCAACGGTGGCGTCTTTGGTTCATTGTTATCAACACCGATCATCAATCCGCCGCAAAGCGCCATTCTTGGCATGCATGCCATTCAAGAGCGCCCTGTGGCTGAAAATGGTGAAGTGGTGATTCGTCCGATGATGTACATTGCTTTGTCGTATGATCATCGTATCGTCGATGGTAAAACCTCGGTAAGCTTCTTGGTTGAGTTGAAAAAATTATTGGAAGATCCTGCACGTTTGATGTTGGGGCTTTGA
- the sdhA gene encoding succinate dehydrogenase flavoprotein subunit, with the protein MFASYDFDAIIVGAGGAGMRAALQMASSGLKVGVISKVFPTRSHTVSAQGGIAAALGNDHKDDWRWHMYDTVKGSDYLADQDACEYMCEHAPEAIIELEHMGMPFSRMKNGKIYQRAFGGQTVNYGEGIAHRTCAAADRTGHALLHTLYQQNIKANTHFFNEWYALDLLKLDDGSIAGVMAMCIETGELAMFRARATVFATGGAGRIFESTTNAHINTGDGFGMALRAGLPLQDMEFWQFHPTGIAGAGVLVTEGCRGEGGYLINKDGERFMERYAPHAKDLASRDVVSRAIAIELREGRGFEINGVQCAKLNLTHLGEDIIKERLPGIRDLAMTFAQVDPIKEPIPVVPTCHYIMGGIPTNIHGQVLQSNTGKDAVVNGLYAVGECACVSVHGSNRLGSNSLLDLVVFGRAAGIHIEESLGQTGAAPDVSESIIDASMARYMRWENSKGGEDFHELRKEMQSVMQYHFGVFREQASLEEGWEKMLDLSKRLETAHLQDKSKSFNAARMEALEMDNLMATALCTAKSALNRTESRGAHSREDYPKRDDENWMKHTVYHVLDHKISYREVNFKPHKVEPFPPKERVY; encoded by the coding sequence ATGTTTGCAAGCTATGATTTCGATGCCATTATTGTCGGCGCCGGCGGTGCAGGTATGCGCGCGGCGCTGCAAATGGCGAGCTCCGGTTTAAAAGTCGGCGTTATCTCTAAAGTGTTTCCAACACGCTCGCACACCGTGTCTGCGCAAGGCGGTATTGCGGCGGCTTTGGGTAACGATCATAAAGATGATTGGCGTTGGCACATGTATGACACGGTCAAGGGCAGTGACTACTTGGCGGATCAAGATGCTTGTGAATACATGTGTGAACACGCACCTGAGGCGATTATCGAGCTTGAACATATGGGTATGCCCTTTTCACGCATGAAAAACGGTAAAATTTACCAACGTGCCTTTGGTGGTCAGACAGTCAATTACGGCGAAGGTATAGCACACCGAACCTGCGCAGCCGCTGACCGTACAGGCCATGCTCTTTTACACACCTTGTATCAGCAAAACATTAAAGCCAATACACACTTTTTTAATGAATGGTACGCATTGGATTTATTGAAATTGGATGATGGCTCTATTGCCGGTGTCATGGCGATGTGTATCGAAACGGGCGAGTTGGCCATGTTTCGCGCGCGCGCGACCGTGTTTGCCACAGGTGGTGCGGGCCGTATTTTTGAATCCACCACGAATGCGCACATTAACACGGGTGACGGCTTTGGTATGGCGCTGCGTGCGGGCTTGCCCTTGCAAGATATGGAATTCTGGCAATTTCACCCAACGGGTATCGCAGGTGCGGGCGTGTTGGTGACTGAAGGTTGCCGTGGTGAGGGTGGTTACCTCATCAATAAAGATGGCGAGCGTTTCATGGAGCGTTATGCCCCGCATGCGAAAGATTTGGCGTCACGCGACGTCGTGTCTCGCGCGATAGCTATTGAGCTTCGTGAGGGCCGTGGTTTTGAAATCAATGGTGTTCAATGCGCTAAATTAAACTTAACGCATTTAGGTGAAGACATTATTAAAGAGCGCTTGCCGGGTATTCGCGATTTGGCAATGACGTTTGCGCAAGTCGATCCGATCAAAGAGCCGATTCCTGTGGTGCCAACGTGTCACTATATCATGGGCGGTATTCCAACCAATATTCATGGCCAGGTGTTGCAATCCAATACGGGTAAAGATGCCGTCGTGAATGGTTTGTATGCTGTGGGTGAATGTGCTTGTGTGTCTGTGCATGGCTCTAACCGTTTGGGTAGTAACTCCTTGCTTGACCTGGTGGTCTTTGGTCGTGCAGCCGGTATTCATATTGAAGAGAGCTTGGGTCAAACTGGCGCAGCACCGGATGTTTCTGAAAGCATTATTGACGCATCAATGGCGCGTTACATGCGTTGGGAAAATTCAAAAGGTGGCGAAGATTTCCACGAGTTGCGCAAAGAAATGCAAAGTGTCATGCAATATCACTTTGGCGTGTTCCGTGAGCAAGCTAGCCTTGAAGAAGGCTGGGAAAAAATGCTCGACTTGTCTAAGCGTTTGGAAACGGCGCATCTGCAGGATAAGTCCAAGTCATTCAACGCTGCGCGTATGGAAGCCTTGGAGATGGATAACTTGATGGCCACCGCGTTGTGCACAGCGAAGTCTGCGCTTAACCGTACCGAAAGTCGTGGTGCGCACAGCCGTGAAGATTATCCGAAACGTGATGATGAAAATTGGATGAAGCACACGGTGTATCACGTGCTTGATCATAAGATCAGCTACCGTGAAGTGAACTTCAAGCCACACAAAGTTGAACCATTCCCGCCAAAAGAGCGCGTGTATTAA
- the sdhC gene encoding succinate dehydrogenase, cytochrome b556 subunit gives MSKNRPVNLNIISMKFPITAMTSILHRATGLLLFLFIPYVLWLLWYSLSSEQHFAVLSHYMSYFILRFVVWVFMSALFYHLVAGIRHLLMDCHIGDTLRGGRLGAWFVMVFTWAVIIFLGIYILIGFDNVIW, from the coding sequence GTGAGTAAAAATCGACCCGTTAACTTAAATATTATCAGTATGAAGTTCCCGATCACGGCAATGACATCCATCTTGCACCGTGCCACAGGGCTTTTGTTGTTTTTGTTTATTCCCTATGTATTGTGGCTGTTGTGGTATTCCTTATCCTCCGAGCAACACTTCGCTGTTTTATCTCACTACATGAGTTATTTTATTTTGCGCTTTGTGGTTTGGGTGTTTATGTCAGCCTTGTTTTACCACTTAGTGGCGGGTATTCGTCACTTACTCATGGATTGCCACATTGGTGACACACTGCGTGGTGGTCGCTTAGGCGCATGGTTTGTGATGGTGTTCACCTGGGCGGTGATTATTTTTCTTGGGATTTACATCCTGATCGGTTTTGACAACGTGATTTGGTAA
- the sdhD gene encoding succinate dehydrogenase, hydrophobic membrane anchor protein → MSGTKGLREWIAQRLTAVYMALYIILMFAYLASHPHLTYGVWRHLFHVFWVQSATIIFLVCLMWHAWIGLWTIFTDYVKVLWLRKVLEVIVLLALVFYLIWGIQVVWHIPMVWSF, encoded by the coding sequence ATGAGTGGTACAAAAGGTTTACGTGAATGGATAGCGCAAAGACTCACAGCGGTCTACATGGCGTTATACATCATTTTGATGTTCGCATATTTGGCGTCACACCCGCACTTAACGTATGGTGTATGGCGCCATTTGTTTCATGTATTTTGGGTGCAGTCCGCCACCATTATTTTCTTAGTGTGTTTAATGTGGCACGCCTGGATTGGTCTTTGGACCATTTTCACGGATTACGTGAAGGTATTGTGGTTACGTAAAGTGCTCGAAGTCATCGTATTATTAGCGTTGGTGTTTTATTTGATCTGGGGTATTCAAGTCGTTTGGCATATTCCTATGGTCTGGTCGTTTTAA
- the def gene encoding peptide deformylase: MSTYRILDYPDPRLKTVAQKVDDINAPHVQEMIHNMLETLENTDHCGGLAATQLDIEKPLRIFVYYDYENDDPSNQVARVIVNPEIVKTEGEVNEQEGCMSVYPDHIHAAVKRPALTTMKALNEKGETIELARGGYLAKLFIHEVDHLEGKVYIDHLKPLKRAMLDKKIAKLRKNLASNSCGDAHCHHDH, translated from the coding sequence ATGAGCACGTACCGCATACTCGATTACCCTGATCCTCGCTTAAAGACCGTTGCACAGAAAGTGGATGATATCAACGCGCCACATGTGCAAGAGATGATCCACAACATGCTGGAAACACTAGAAAACACGGATCATTGTGGTGGACTTGCTGCGACGCAGCTGGACATTGAAAAGCCTTTGCGTATTTTCGTCTATTACGACTACGAAAACGATGACCCATCAAACCAAGTCGCCCGCGTCATTGTAAACCCCGAAATCGTGAAGACCGAAGGCGAAGTTAACGAACAAGAAGGCTGCATGTCGGTCTACCCAGATCACATCCACGCTGCGGTCAAGCGCCCTGCGCTGACCACCATGAAAGCGCTGAACGAAAAAGGCGAAACCATCGAGCTGGCACGCGGCGGGTATTTAGCCAAACTTTTTATTCACGAAGTGGACCACCTTGAAGGCAAAGTCTATATCGATCATCTAAAGCCTTTAAAGCGTGCCATGCTGGATAAAAAGATCGCCAAGCTGCGCAAAAATCTCGCGAGCAACAGCTGTGGCGATGCGCACTGCCATCACGATCATTAG
- the sucA gene encoding 2-oxoglutarate dehydrogenase E1 component (SucA; E1 component of the oxoglutarate dehydrogenase complex which catalyzes the formation of succinyl-CoA from 2-oxoglutarate; SucA catalyzes the reaction of 2-oxoglutarate with dihydrolipoamide succinyltransferase-lipoate to form dihydrolipoamide succinyltransferase-succinyldihydrolipoate and carbon dioxide), with translation MSALDFETERKNSYLEGDNITYLEGLYEDFLHNPESLSEEWRGYFEGLLADGKPKDVSMDSLRHTFKYYKPKPRASVAGGDVEKEIAVMHLIESYRAFGHLKAKLDPLGLQTPYEHPSLTLETHGLSSADLSKTFFAAHFVVGKESTLKSLIETLEAIYCGSVGVEYEHISNNDERYWLREQLEQSPQAFTADEQKRILKDLVAADGLEKYLALKYVGQKRFSLEGGDTLIPLLNQLLHDGARSTLDGVVIGMAHRGRLNVLVNILGKSSQHLFDEFEGKNIGSDKTGDVKYHMGYSSDVVVGGKPIHVALAFNPSHLEIVAPVVQGAVRAKQFRNKDTAREKHLAVMIHGDSAVAGQGVVFETINMSQLRGYGIGGSVHIVINNQVGFTTSDPRDTRSSHYCSDVAKTVDMPIFHVNGDDPEAACRVMKLAFAYQRQFKKDVMIDLVCYRRLGHNEADDPSITQPEMYAVVKKHPVTATVYAKHLVAKNIIASDDMKAMQTDYKAIMDQGGQTVKIDEQESTKQRTVNWSKYVNKSLRDTVETAVPKDTLVKLGQRITSVPEGFNVHPQVQKLLAERDEMTAGNIPMNWGYAETLAYASLVTETYHVRLSGEDSGRGTFAHRHAELHDAKTGEVYTPLCHVDDSQAEFEVFNSILSEEAVLAFEYGYAASDPKYLVLWEAQFGDFANGAQMVIDQFISSGEQKWDRVCALVMLLPHGYEGMGPEHSSARLERYLQLCAQHNMQVCVPTTPAQVFHMLRRQMLRPARKPLIVMTPKSLLRHKLAVSSLDDLSHGHFHLVIHEIDELKEKSVKRVIVCSGKVYYDLLQQRRDDKREDVAIVRIEQLYPFPRDELKAELMRYANAKTVVWCQEEPQNQGPWYQTHHNLTACLHEGQSLHYAGREASAAPAVGYAYKHKEEQAALVDQALNSNFNSKH, from the coding sequence ATGAGCGCTTTAGATTTTGAAACTGAGCGAAAAAATAGTTACCTAGAAGGCGATAATATCACCTACCTTGAGGGTTTATACGAAGATTTTTTGCATAACCCAGAGTCTTTGAGTGAAGAGTGGCGTGGATACTTCGAAGGCTTGTTGGCCGATGGTAAGCCCAAAGATGTGTCTATGGATTCGCTTCGCCATACGTTTAAATACTATAAGCCTAAGCCACGCGCCAGTGTTGCCGGCGGTGATGTTGAAAAAGAAATCGCTGTGATGCATTTGATCGAATCCTATAGGGCTTTTGGTCATTTGAAAGCTAAGCTTGACCCATTGGGTTTGCAAACACCGTATGAGCATCCTTCCTTAACGCTAGAAACGCATGGCTTAAGCTCCGCTGATTTATCAAAAACATTTTTTGCAGCGCATTTTGTTGTCGGTAAAGAAAGCACTTTAAAAAGCTTGATTGAAACGCTAGAGGCAATTTATTGCGGCTCAGTGGGTGTGGAGTACGAGCACATCAGCAATAACGATGAGCGTTATTGGTTGCGCGAACAACTCGAGCAATCCCCGCAGGCTTTTACTGCGGATGAGCAAAAACGCATTTTGAAAGACTTGGTCGCAGCTGATGGCTTGGAAAAATACCTGGCGTTGAAATATGTCGGCCAAAAACGTTTTTCATTGGAAGGGGGCGATACCTTAATTCCCTTGTTGAATCAGTTGCTGCACGATGGAGCTCGCTCAACCTTGGACGGCGTGGTCATTGGCATGGCACACCGTGGCCGTTTAAACGTTTTGGTGAACATTCTGGGTAAATCATCGCAACACTTGTTTGATGAATTCGAAGGTAAAAATATCGGTTCGGATAAGACGGGCGATGTGAAATATCATATGGGTTACTCCTCCGATGTTGTGGTAGGTGGCAAGCCGATACATGTCGCGCTCGCGTTTAACCCTTCACACTTGGAAATTGTTGCACCGGTGGTGCAAGGTGCTGTGCGCGCGAAACAGTTTCGCAATAAAGACACGGCACGTGAAAAACATTTAGCTGTGATGATTCACGGCGACTCGGCTGTCGCTGGCCAAGGCGTGGTGTTTGAAACCATCAATATGTCACAACTTCGTGGTTATGGCATTGGTGGTTCAGTGCATATCGTGATTAATAACCAGGTGGGTTTTACCACCAGCGATCCGAGGGACACGCGTTCATCGCACTATTGCTCTGATGTCGCTAAAACGGTCGATATGCCCATTTTCCATGTAAATGGTGATGATCCTGAAGCGGCTTGTCGTGTTATGAAGCTGGCTTTTGCCTATCAACGTCAGTTTAAAAAAGACGTGATGATTGATTTGGTCTGTTACCGTCGCCTAGGTCATAACGAAGCGGATGATCCTTCGATCACGCAGCCGGAGATGTATGCGGTTGTGAAAAAGCACCCGGTAACAGCGACGGTTTACGCTAAGCACTTGGTGGCTAAAAATATTATTGCTAGCGATGATATGAAAGCTATGCAAACGGATTATAAAGCGATCATGGATCAAGGTGGTCAAACGGTGAAAATCGATGAACAAGAATCCACTAAGCAGCGTACGGTTAATTGGTCAAAGTATGTGAATAAATCACTGCGTGATACCGTGGAAACTGCTGTACCGAAAGACACATTGGTCAAGCTGGGTCAGCGTATCACGAGCGTGCCTGAAGGGTTCAATGTGCATCCGCAAGTTCAGAAATTATTGGCCGAGCGCGATGAAATGACCGCAGGTAATATTCCTATGAATTGGGGTTACGCTGAAACCTTGGCGTATGCCTCTTTGGTCACCGAGACCTATCATGTGCGTTTAAGCGGTGAAGATTCTGGTCGCGGCACGTTTGCGCATCGCCACGCGGAACTGCATGATGCAAAAACCGGTGAAGTCTACACGCCTTTGTGCCATGTCGACGACTCTCAAGCCGAGTTCGAAGTCTTTAATTCAATTCTGAGTGAAGAAGCAGTGTTAGCTTTTGAATACGGTTACGCAGCCTCTGACCCTAAATATTTAGTGTTATGGGAAGCACAATTTGGTGATTTCGCCAATGGTGCTCAAATGGTTATCGACCAATTCATTAGCTCAGGCGAGCAGAAGTGGGACCGCGTGTGTGCGCTGGTGATGTTGCTGCCGCACGGTTATGAAGGCATGGGCCCCGAGCATTCCTCTGCGCGTTTAGAGCGTTATTTACAATTGTGCGCACAGCATAATATGCAAGTCTGTGTGCCTACCACGCCAGCTCAAGTGTTTCACATGTTGCGTCGTCAAATGTTGCGCCCAGCGCGTAAGCCTTTGATCGTCATGACACCGAAAAGTTTGTTGCGCCATAAGCTTGCTGTTTCAAGCTTAGACGATTTATCACATGGGCACTTCCACTTGGTGATTCATGAAATCGATGAACTGAAAGAAAAAAGTGTCAAGCGTGTGATTGTGTGTAGTGGTAAAGTCTATTATGACTTGTTGCAACAACGTCGCGATGATAAGCGTGAGGATGTGGCGATCGTGCGTATCGAGCAGCTTTATCCATTCCCACGTGATGAGCTTAAAGCCGAGTTAATGCGTTATGCGAATGCGAAAACGGTGGTGTGGTGCCAAGAAGAGCCACAAAACCAAGGGCCATGGTATCAAACGCACCATAACCTAACAGCCTGTCTGCATGAAGGCCAAAGCTTGCATTATGCAGGCCGCGAAGCGTCTGCAGCACCGGCGGTCGGTTACGCTTATAAGCACAAAGAAGAACAAGCTGCGCTGGTCGATCAAGCTTTAAATTCAAATTTTAATTCAAAACACTAA
- the gltA gene encoding citrate (Si)-synthase (type II enzyme; in Escherichia coli this enzyme forms a trimer of dimers which is allosterically inhibited by NADH and competitively inhibited by alpha-ketoglutarate; allosteric inhibition is lost when Cys206 is chemically modified which also affects hexamer formation; forms oxaloacetate and acetyl-CoA and water from citrate and coenzyme A; functions in TCA cycle, glyoxylate cycle and respiration; enzyme from Helicobacter pylori is not inhibited by NADH) translates to MSTDKATLRFNDNTIELAVQTPTLGKQVADISALGKSGLYTFDPGFMSTASCESKITYIDGEAGQLLYRGYPIEQLAEQSTFMEVCYLLLHSELPSASELSAFEEAIKSHTAIEPVVESVIKAFAQDAHPMAMMMAASSALAALYPIDISDEKARIETVMRLIAQAPVMVALCKRHNAGEAFLAPRRDLSYSENFLYMLNAEKEGDAPNATIAKALDRIFVLHADHEQNASTSTVRLVGSTDTQACAAYAAGIGALWGPSHGGANEAALNMLIEIGDEENIEKYIAKAKDKSDPFKLMGFGHRVYKNFDPRAKIMRETCHEVLDEVGVKDSPLFKVAMKLQDIALEDEYFVSRKLYPNVDFYSGITQRAIGIPSNLFTNIFVLGRTPGWMSHWHEMLSAPYKIGRPRQLYTGSDKRNYVDLSSR, encoded by the coding sequence ATGTCGACAGATAAAGCCACACTGAGGTTTAATGACAACACCATCGAACTAGCCGTGCAAACTCCCACATTGGGCAAGCAAGTCGCTGATATCTCAGCCTTAGGTAAATCAGGGCTGTACACCTTTGACCCAGGCTTTATGTCCACAGCCTCTTGCGAATCCAAAATCACCTACATCGACGGCGAAGCCGGCCAGTTGCTTTATCGCGGCTACCCTATCGAGCAGCTTGCTGAACAGTCCACCTTCATGGAAGTCTGTTATTTGCTGCTACACAGTGAACTGCCAAGTGCTTCTGAACTCTCAGCTTTTGAAGAAGCCATTAAATCACACACGGCAATTGAACCCGTCGTGGAAAGCGTCATTAAAGCGTTTGCACAAGATGCGCACCCCATGGCGATGATGATGGCCGCCAGCAGTGCCTTGGCCGCCCTCTACCCCATCGACATCAGTGATGAAAAAGCCCGCATTGAAACTGTCATGCGCCTGATTGCACAAGCACCGGTGATGGTGGCCCTTTGCAAACGTCACAATGCCGGCGAAGCATTTTTAGCGCCGCGCAGAGATTTAAGCTACAGCGAAAACTTCCTCTACATGCTCAATGCTGAAAAAGAAGGTGACGCGCCCAATGCGACAATCGCCAAAGCCCTCGACAGAATTTTCGTTCTACATGCCGATCACGAGCAAAACGCCTCAACATCGACTGTACGCTTGGTCGGCTCGACTGACACACAAGCCTGTGCAGCCTATGCCGCAGGCATCGGTGCTTTATGGGGACCATCACACGGTGGTGCTAACGAAGCGGCATTAAACATGCTGATTGAAATCGGTGATGAAGAAAACATCGAGAAATATATTGCCAAAGCGAAAGATAAAAGCGACCCCTTCAAACTCATGGGCTTTGGGCACCGTGTGTATAAAAACTTCGACCCACGCGCCAAAATCATGCGTGAAACTTGCCATGAAGTGCTAGACGAAGTGGGGGTTAAAGACTCACCGCTATTCAAAGTGGCCATGAAACTTCAAGATATCGCTCTAGAAGACGAATACTTTGTATCACGCAAACTTTACCCGAACGTGGATTTCTACTCTGGTATCACACAGCGCGCTATCGGCATCCCAAGCAATCTTTTCACGAATATTTTCGTGTTGGGCCGCACGCCAGGTTGGATGTCGCACTGGCATGAAATGCTGTCTGCGCCGTATAAAATTGGCCGCCCACGCCAGCTTTACACAGGTAGCGACAAGCGTAACTACGTCGACTTGTCGTCACGCTAA
- the sdhB gene encoding succinate dehydrogenase iron-sulfur subunit (part of four member succinate dehydrogenase enzyme complex that forms a trimeric complex (trimer of tetramers); SdhA/B are the catalytic subcomplex and can exhibit succinate dehydrogenase activity in the absence of SdhC/D which are the membrane components and form cytochrome b556; SdhC binds ubiquinone; oxidizes succinate to fumarate while reducing ubiquinone to ubiquinol; the catalytic subunits are similar to fumarate reductase), translated as MKFRIYRYNPETDQEPHMQDYELDIPKGSDMMLLTAIEMIKEQDQTLSLRRSCREGVCGSDGMNINGKNGLACITPLSKLKEPVVVRPLPGFPVIRDLVVDMDEFYRQYHRIEPYLQNDAPLPAKERLQSPEDRAKLDGLYECILCACCSASCPSFWWNPDKFVGPSGLLQAYRFLADSRDNATTKRLENLSDPFSVFRCRGIMNCVHVCPKGLNPTRAIGKIKSAMLKEGITERT; from the coding sequence ATGAAATTTAGAATTTATCGCTACAATCCAGAAACCGATCAAGAACCGCACATGCAAGATTACGAGCTCGATATCCCGAAGGGTAGCGATATGATGCTGTTGACGGCTATCGAGATGATCAAAGAGCAAGATCAAACTTTGTCGTTACGTCGCTCTTGTCGCGAAGGGGTGTGTGGCTCAGACGGCATGAATATCAACGGCAAAAACGGTTTGGCTTGTATTACACCGCTGTCGAAGCTTAAAGAGCCCGTTGTGGTGCGTCCATTACCAGGCTTTCCTGTGATTCGCGACTTGGTCGTGGATATGGATGAATTTTATCGTCAATATCACCGCATCGAGCCGTATTTGCAAAATGATGCGCCTTTGCCGGCGAAAGAGCGCCTGCAATCGCCTGAAGACCGCGCGAAGCTTGACGGTTTGTATGAGTGTATTTTGTGTGCCTGCTGCTCAGCCTCATGCCCATCGTTCTGGTGGAACCCCGATAAATTCGTGGGCCCATCAGGCTTGTTGCAAGCTTACCGTTTCTTGGCGGATTCGCGTGATAACGCCACAACAAAACGCTTAGAAAATTTAAGCGATCCATTCAGCGTCTTCCGTTGCCGCGGCATTATGAACTGTGTGCATGTTTGCCCGAAAGGCTTAAACCCGACGCGCGCGATTGGTAAAATCAAATCGGCGATGTTGAAAGAAGGTATTACGGAACGTACGTAA